The following nucleotide sequence is from Hevea brasiliensis isolate MT/VB/25A 57/8 chromosome 7, ASM3005281v1, whole genome shotgun sequence.
TGATGGTGGTTTTGAGTTAAGACCTGGAGAATCAGTGAATGTTACAGCAGAAGATTATGCCTTTATATGGGGTCGAAATGGGTGCTCATTTAATCAATCTGGCCATGGAACATGCATCACCGGTGACTGTGGTGGTGTATTAAGATGTGGTGAAGCAAGCCAGAGCTTGATCCCTATACTACCAGTCACATATGCTATGATGTATCTTCATGAATTTGTTCCTGATTTTTATGCAGTTAGTGTTCATAATGGCTTCAATTTACCAATTTCTATATTGCCTTATGGGAGCCCTGCTGCTGAATGTAAGACTTCAAGCTGCTTTACCAACTTAAACCAGATTTGCCCGAATGAGCTGCAGGTGAGATCAAATGGAAGCATTGTAGCATGTATGAGTCCTTGCCTAGCATTCAATAAGCCTGAATTTTGCTGCGCACGTGGTCGTCTGCATATCCCTGAGTACCCTGACAATGACGACTGCAAGCCTACAAATTATTCGGTAGCGTTCGAGGCTGGTTGTCCTACAGCTTCTACAACTGCTGCTTTAGAATTATCCAAAGCATCAGTGTGTTGGAGAGCTAATTACTTAATTAGCTTTTGCTGAAACTTATTTTCATGTACACATAAacgtgtaaggatgaaagaaataAAAGTAGGATAGCTATAGTTCCACATGAGAAAATTGTATATCGTCTGCAGCATTAGTGAATAAGATGCTGCgttcatttatattttttatccAAGAAAGGCTTGATAAGCTTAATCAGCATTTAGTCAGACAGTAGGAAAAAAAGAAGACCAAGGAAAGTTTCACAGAAGCAAAAGCTTAATCAGTATATGTCCTTACAGGCAACCAGCTGATGGTTGAGAATGCAAGGCTTGAAGTTGCTTCACAGAGTTGAATAAGATTATTTTACCTCCTGCAAATTGAATGATTAATAAGATACCTTGTTGATGTAATTATACATAAGTTCGAATGTCTATTTGGTGAAGTAAGAGGTCATGGTTGAATCATTGGCAATGAACTAACGCAAATCCATCTCCAAGAAAACCTTCCCAACTCCTTGTAAGGCTACCAATGGACCCTGGGAACAATGGAATGGCTTATCCTTCTTGGTTTTTTTTAAGCCACAAGAACCTCTTCATATGCCTTGCTAAGTGCTACAACTATTTCTGTACTTAGAAATTACAACTTGGACTGCAGAATTCTATAGAACTCCACGGCCATTTCATCTACAGGTATCTGGTGATTTCACATGGAAGAGGGGGAAATCTTGGAAAGAGAAGAAAACCTCTTTATTTTAGTCCAGACTGGCAAAGTTCACAAGCCCTCAATTTCTCAATCAATTGGCAATAAACCCTGCCAACTCCTCAACATTCTATTGGCATGAAAAATTCTTGGCAATACCATTGGCTTTTTGGTTTGGTACCTTCACTCTATTCTCTGATGGCACTTTGGCATTTTCTCCTCCTGGTTTTCATCTCTTTATCAGGCACATGGGTTATTCTATAtgctttgttaatttttttttaagaaaaatagatgaatttcattgaggacatattttcttttttatttgaatgagctaTATACGTGTATTTTACTTAAAACATAGGTTTCCAACCTATGTAACAAATGACAAATGGTCATTCAATTATTCAGGAGCAACAGATTAACTGACGTTGGTTTCAAATGTCAGACAAGTAATGAGCCCCGAAATTTCTAATACCTGAATTAACCATTTGGCCTTGACTTTTCCTTTATCTGCAACTTTTCTGTGGCTTCTTAACTCAAGTTTTGGGTATCATGCATGATTTTTAGTTCCATATGGTCTCACTTGATTTGCtaatattcttttcttttttatttgacTATAATTAGGGTTTGAATTTGAAACCTCATAACTTTGAAAATGATTTCTACTTAAAACTCATTGAAATTCAGAATAatctaattgaaaattttatttaaatgttaTACCAAGTTACCTTTAACATCCAATTATTCTTGGCTATACTCGATTTATCATGAATACAAGACATAAAATGTACAGTGGTGGGACTCATATGTTTATGTATTGAGTATGATATGCAGGGttcagacaaaaaaaaaaaaacatcctAATCTCATATGCTATCCAAGCTTTAAAACTAGACAAGCCATAAGAATTGCCTCAGATACATATCAATTGCCTTGGAAAGAAGCAAATGTTTGTTAATATGTCAATTCTATATAAAATAATCTAATAAGCAAATTGGCCTACtactttctatatatatatatttactaaATTCAACACTTTGTTTTCTATTTATGCAATCACATTCCATGTTAAAGACTACAAATTTCACAACCCAGAAAGCTATAATCTATCAGCAGTCTCTGGTTTCAATTTTTTCTCGGATGGCATATTGGCATTTTCTTCTCTTGCTTTTGATATCTGTCTCAGGTAATAAAGTTTTCTCTTCATATTTTTATTCAAtatataaattttctagtaaataaATAAGCTTTTAACTCAACTATTAATATTTTTCCAGGTTCTGATGCTGCTGTTTTCACACTCTCAAATAGATGCAGGAGCACTATATGGCCTGGAATTCTATCAGGAGCAGGAAAGCCTCAATTAATGGAGGGTGGTTTTGAACTAAAACCAGGCCAATCAGTAAACATCAATGCATCACAAGGTTGGTCAGGCCGAATCTGGGCTCGTACAGGGTGTTCATTCGACAGCTCTGGCCGTGGAAAATGCATCACAGGCGACTGTGGCGGCATTCTGAGATGTGCTGGAGCAGGTGGAAAACCACCAGCTTCGCTTGCTGAATTTACCCTGGATAGTCCAATCGATTATTATGATGTTAGTCTAGTAGATGGCTTCAATCTGCCATTTTCCATACTACCATCTGGTGGTAAAGTTGGCTGTAAGACTACTCACTGCGTTTCGAACTTGAACAGGGAATGCCCTGGGAACCTGCAATTGAAATGGAATGGTCAGGTTGTGGCTTGTAAAAGTGCTTGTCTAGCATTTGGGAAGCCTGAATATTGTTGCACTGGTGATTATAGTAGCCCTCAGACTTGCAAGCCAACGAATTATTCCAAGGTCTTCAAGGCTGCTTGTCCTACAGCTTATAGTTATGCCTATGATGATCCTTCAAGTACCTTCACTTGCAAAGGAGCTAATTACTGGATTAGATTCTTTTgataattcacattttatgttctttaggaatataaaatgaaaaatgttaCTCGAGCAAGAAGTATGACCCAACCTAAAAAGCTTATAAtgcaatttcaattaaatattttatgagaTTTGAGTTGCTCTCGTAGTATGAACCAATATAAATATTGCAAATTTTACATATTAGACAAACAtaagatttgaaaaaaaattcattgatattTGAATCTGGAGAGTTTAAAGAGAccataattaatttttcactGGTATCTTATCTATGAACTTAGAGTTTGCAATCGAATCacataaattttaaatatctatttttttttatgtgcCTTAAATTCATGCACTTATCTCAATTGGATTAATTTATGGAAAAAGTAAGACCTATCTCAAGGATGACAGAAGGAAAGTTAAAAGAAGCAGCTTTTGGTTGGTGTCACTAGTAATCAATCAATGGTGTGTTTTTTGCCTCCATAGCAAATGCTTTCTTAAGCAACCCCTCTGTTTTAGAATAAGTTTATTAGCTTGAAATTCTACACAAAGCGACActtcaaaatataaataaaacaaacaaacacatataaaaatataaaagggcTTAATcacaattaataatattattatcaaTAATGAGAATAATAATTAACAATATATTCCATTTCAGAAGAAACTAATAAGAAACTTGCAGAGTGACCCAACAAATGAAAGGGTGAGATTAAGAGTTGTTTGTTTTATTAACGATATGTATAATAGATAAGGACAACATTAATAGACTAGCATAAACGCTATGGAAACAATTAAATTATATCTTTGCATTTACATCAAATTCTTGTTCAGCAATGTTAGTtattttagtaattattaattGTTTTAGCAGTTATTAACTATTTTAATAGCAAAAGCGatataaaacaaaaaattttagtaaaaataattattgtattagttattaaatataaaaattagtaGTATATTATTGATTCAAGTCAAAACGCTCTCTCCATCTCTAAAAATTAAGAGGATACATGAAATATAagtattataatataaataaaagaattaaaacaCTAAACACTATTGTTGCGGAACAGCGCCCAAATAGTTAAATAAGATAAGGCCAATAACCCTCCAACTCCAAGGTTCTTCTAAAGATAAATTTTAGTTGAAATTAATGTTTGGCAATCCCAAATTGATAATGGGGAATTCAATTACAGCTTTCTCActattaatttaatcaattttattaAATTGGTGATTTACCATCATCTAACCATTCATTATAAATTCAAAACAAGAGATGTAGTAAAATTCACATATTTTAATATTGAGTTTTACATATTTGTGGTAAAgagtctaaataaaaaaaaaaaattctgacaGAAACACCATTTTATCCTCCATGTTTTGCCGGAGGAATCCATTTCCTAAGTTTGAttcatttattagaattttttttaatgcACTTGCACTAGTATTAATTGGGGAAAATTAGTTAGgccaataaataaataatattggcACACCacaatgtgaaaaattagagcTTAGACCATAAGTCCCAAATAATAAATCTCTCTTGACCTCTGTTTCAAAATGATTTTTACTCTGGTCAAGCCTTTGATTAGGAAAGCAAAAGATGAGAAATGCTGCTAGAAATGGACAATTGCTTGTACTTGAACCTGCAGAACAGATTACTGAGGTATTTGATTGCACTTTGAATGATGAATTCAACCATACGAAgatagaaaagaagaaaaaggctGAACAGACATTACTGGGCCAAGTGGATAAATGGCAGTACAATTCCTAGCTACCAAATGTGCCTGCAAAGGACAAAAAAAGAATCCACAACTTTTAGTTGTACAGAGTtaaaagtaggtgaaagaaaaggTCATATTGCTCTTCTTATAGATACTCCACGCAGAAATCATATACCGACCTGCATACCTTCCAACCTACTGATGAAAATGGCGATATCAGCTATTATAATCATTCCAACATCTCCCATAGCTAAGATGGTTCTGCCAGGTCCTTCTATCACAAACCTTCTTACCTGTTTTCACATATTGTTCTGCACATACAACTACTTCACTGATTTGGAATTCAAGTCCAAATAAGATAATTTGAAAGAAAGTCCAACAGGCAAGCAAGTGAAAGGATCATACCAGTGGCTTCTCCTTGGAACAGATGCATAATCAACTGCAAATGTCAATAATTGATGCTTCATATCATCCTCCAGGGCAAAACTCGAGTTTTTCCATCAATTGTTAATAAAAAAAGCAGAAGGTGGATCCTCCAGCTTAatctaaaaaagaaaattaataattaatgcaAATGCAGAATGTGGATCTATTTGTTAttgtattttataataaaaaaaaaatagaaaatataaagaaaatttataaatgaaaCTAAATGATAATTCAAAAGAACAATGAATGGCAGGCTGGAAAGCAGCAGCCTTACTTATCTTACAGAAAATTTGAGCCAGCCAGCAGCCAAAGCAAGTGCAGTGGATAGTGTGTTTCTCTTGCACTTTAATTTTCTTAGTAGGGAAAAATTATTATAACaactttaatttttcatcaatatggaTATATTATTATCTGAAAATATAGATCCaataaattaaggaaaaaaaaatcccaTTTTTCTTACCCTGAAATAGAGGAGGATTTCAGCATTGTAGAAAACCACACATTGATACGGTATTGCATCTTCTGGGTACTTTAACAAATGATGTTGAAGACACGTTCTAAAGATATGGGTTAGAAGTCTCTGAATCAGTCCTAGTTTACTATATACGGCACTATGCAAGCAATCTTATCATgtttaatttcaactacatggGAACAAATCAACCATTCATTCTGATGAGATATTTTCACTGGTAATTGAAACTATGAAAATTTTTCTCCGGAGTCAAAAGCTTCTAACAAACAGGTCCCATCGTTCAACAAACATTACAAAACTAGGCCAAGAATTCAAACGCACTTAATCAATCTCTCTGCAATGGAATTTTCCCATATAGCAACGCAAGAAGAATTCAGATGCATTCACATAAACAAAGCGGAAGCAAAACTAAACTTGACTTCTCAATTATCAAACGAGAATCAACAACATTGATGTTAAAATATAAGGCACCGAACATAGTCCACACATGACAAAAACCACtcttcttcatatcattttctcaGCAACGAAACTGCAGATATCACTGATGAAACGTTAGTATACAATAAACAACAACGTACTTGCCTTTGCTTTTCCTCAAATTATCCCATAAATCGAGCAGAGTTTGTTTTTTTCAAAGAAAGAAATAACTTGAAACCAAGAatcaatttctcattttctaatACCCATGCAGATTCATGCATATATCCGAGCCAATCAGATCAACATTCAATTAAGAAGCACAAAAGGCAAGAGACAAACACTAATGTGGAAGCAGAGGGACCGAGCACGGGGTTCTCAGAGAGGGGATGGAACGACGTCTTTTTGAGGGCTTTGACAGTGCCACCACCATGAGAGTTAGTCCAACAATCATTGACAACCATGTTGACGAAGAAGGCTATCAGGTGGAAGTTAGTCAAGATGGAAATGACCCATGATTCGCTTCTTCTTCGGCGAGAGTAGGATTTGAAGAACAACGTTTTGTGGTCTTGAAGAGAGTCAGTGAAATCCGAGGGAAATGTGGGCTCTGCCTCCGCCGCTGGGTTTATTTGGATCTTGGTATCCAGTTTGGGTGTTTCTTCCATTGTGGATTTTTATTTTACATTTTTCCCTTCTGCAAGAGAATCACTCAGTGCCTTTTCATTAATAAGTTGTGTTGCACTTGGTAAAGCCTTGAATAATCACATTACAAAAGTAACAACAATTGATTGGGAAAGAGAATCCTTTTCCATTCTTCTGAAGATATTGTATGCTTTATTTTGTAAAGTAATAAGGAGGAAGAATGTTTGCAATTGAAACATGACAATGAAATAACAAAAGATATCGTTGTCGTCCTTTCTGATTTATGCATACATGACAATAAATGATCCGATACCTAACCAAACCAGGTAAAATATAAAACTGTCACACTAACTAGAATTTCAAAATCAGTGAAATGGGTACATATATAAGAGAATACGTACCATTTTGTCATTGCATatagaaaattgaagttaatttacACATTCAGCACAATGCAGTATTAAAACACATTCATTAATGTTACAGCGCATGTAAAACCTCAAAACAAGAGTTGAGTACTAATTCTAAATAGTTTCTTGTATAAAGAAGAAGCTTCCAACTAGCAACATTGTAATTGCACTATTATTGAAATACAGTGAAGTACCAATAACACACAACACAACGAAAATCTCCTGCATCTgttgatcaagtgttgatatttAAAAGCTCACTTCACATTTGCACCTTTAGAACTTTCTCAATTTTGCTCGATGGTTGGTGCAAGCAGGGAGACCTTGATGAGGCACTCACACTATTTAAAGCAATGGAAGAAAGTCAGTTGGAGCCTGATCTTGTGATCTACAACATTTTGATCGATGGTATGTGCAAAGCTGGAAAGGTTAATGATGCCAAAGAATTGTTCTCTAGGCTTTTTGAAAATGATTTACAGCCTGATGTCAATATATATCATACAATAATGAAAGGACTTTGTAAGGAAGGGTTACTAAGTGAAGCATACAAGGTGTTCAGAGAAATGGAAAAGGGTGGATGTTTACCGGATGATTATTGTTATAATGTGATTATTCAAGGGTTTCTTAGGCACAAGCATGTACCAAGGGCAAGTTACTTAGAATGAGACTGTCATTGTGCAATAAGTGCTACCAATTCAGCAGTCGTGGCATCTGCAGAAAATCCCTTGCTAAACATTTCATCAATAAGTTGACTTGCCCTTGGTACATGCTTGTGCCTAAGAAACCCTTGAATAATCACATTATAACAATAATCATCCGGTAAACATCCACCCTTTTCCATTTCTCTGAACACCTTGTATGCTTCACTTAGTAACCCTTCCTTACAAAGTCCTTTCATTATTGTATGATATATATTGACATCAGGCTGTAAATCATTTTCAAAAAGCCTAGAGAACAATTCTTTGGCATCATTAACCTTTCCAGCTTTGCACATACCATCGATCAAAATGTTGTAGATCACAAGATCAGGCTCCAACTGACTTTCTTCCATTGCTTTAAATAGTGTGAGTGCCTCATCAAGGTCTCCCTGCTTGCACCAACCATCGAGCAAAATTGAGAAAGTCATTATATCTGGCTGCTGACTCTGAGAACAAATATTTTTGAAAACCTCTTGTGCAGTCTGCAATCTCCCTGCTTGACACAAGCCATTTAAAAGAGTGTTGAATGTAAGAGAGTTAGGAACTACACCTTTTTGAGGCATGTCATCAAAAAGTTCCTTTGCTTCATCTATCCTCTTGCTCTTGCAATATCCATTAATCAATGTGTTGTAGCTAATAGCAtcaactattccattggttacaaTCAAATCAAATACATTTCTAGCTTCATCCATTTGGCCACGCTGACAATATGCGCACATCAATGAATTGTAAGTGACAACATCGGGCTTTATTCCTCTTTGAACCATCATATTGAAAATACCTTGAACCTCTAAAAACATTCCTCCTCTACAAAGAGTGTCAATCAATGTATTGAAGGTAACAACATCTGGTGATATGTTATGGCCCACCATTTTATTTAACAAAGCCAAAGCGTGATTCCATTTGCCTAAATAGCAAAGACCATGAATTAAGCAGTTATAAGTGATCACATCAGGCTCCACACCTATTTGTATCATTATTTTGATTATACATTGAGCCTCTGAAACCATTCCTTTCTTACAAAGACTGCCAATCAAAACATTGAATGTAATATTGTCTGGTGATATCTTCTGCCTCGCCATTTCATTCAACAACGCCAAAGCTTGATTCCATTTGCCCAAATTGCAAAAACCGTGAATTAAGCAGTTATAAGTGACCACATTAAGCTCCACACTGATCTGAAACATTAGTTTGATTATATTTTGCGCCTCTGAAATCATTCCTTCTTTACAAAGAGTATCAATTAATATACTGAAGGTAATAACATTTGGGGAAATGTTCTGTCCGACCATTTCATTCAACAGGGCCAAAGCTTGGTTCCATTTACCTAAATTGCAAAGACCATGAATTAGGCAGGAATAAGTTATGACAGTAGGTGAGATGCCTTTATTCCTCATTTGAGAGAAGAGGTGTAAAGCCTCAACAACTAGCTTATCCTTGCAAAGGGCATCGATGATTGTACTGTATGTCACGGCATTTGGCTCACAACCTCTCTGAACCATTCCCTTTAGCAAACCAATTGCCACATTTGTTTTTCCAAATTTACTCAGACCGTTCACTAACACGTTGTAAGCATAGACATCAGGTTGATAACCTGCCAGGACCATATGATCGAAAAAGTCGATTGCATGATCAATTTTACCCTCTATACAGAGCCCATTAATCAAGGTAGTAAGTGTTACAATGGTAGGCTCCAATCCAAATTTGATGATTTTCCCAAAAATAGAGAAGCCAAAATCCACAAGGTGTAAGTGGCAGAAGCAATTAATCAAGATGTTAAGAGAATAAATATTGTGTGAGATCCCTAGCAATTCAATTGTTTTGGATAAGGAAACGACAGTGCGATATTGTTTCATTTTCACAAGGGCAGATAAAAATCGATTAAATTGAGCCCTAGAAGGCAGAGGATGCATATGAATAACGTGATTGAAAGAAGCTAAGGCATCGTCAAGGTGGGTAAAAGAAGCAGATTTGAAGTTATAAGTAAAGAAATGTGCATCTTTCGGATGTGTGGGAGTAGAAGAATGGAAAGAATTGGAAGATAATAATAGAGTTAGAGATTGAATGGTACCAAATCTTAATGGCCTTTGCAGTTGAAGGTGGAGGCTGAAGCTCCTCCAAGCCATTATTTTCATCGATCTCTCTTCTCTGAAATTTTGTTAGCTTTGCTTTGAATGGGAATAAAAACTTGTTTATATAAACATATATATATGGACGTTTTCTCTTTTTGCTCCCCatgtaaaaatataattacattaGGCTTCTCTGTCAAAAGTAGCAGACGTCAGTATCTCCGTTTTTCTCTTCAAtatatataatatacatttttaaTCAAAGGTTTTGCTCTTCTATTGCCTCTTATCTAATGCTGTTTCTGTATTCAAGTTGATGGAAATTCATAATTGTTAGGATAAGGCTTGCTCTGCAGATTATTAGAAATTATTTAATTtggttatttattttttaatttttaatttttaatttaaaatatattttttaatttatgaataaattaaaaataaatgattaatttttttaataaaattagttaaaaataaattttaattaatttaaatatttt
It contains:
- the LOC110659874 gene encoding pathogenesis-related thaumatin-like protein 3.5; protein product: MEGGFELKPGQSVNINASQGWSGRIWARTGCSFDSSGRGKCITGDCGGILRCAGAGGKPPASLAEFTLDSPIDYYDVSLVDGFNLPFSILPSGGKVGCKTTHCVSNLNRECPGNLQLKWNGQVVACKSACLAFGKPEYCCTGDYSSPQTCKPTNYSKVFKAACPTAYSYAYDDPSSTFTCKGANYWIRFF
- the LOC110659882 gene encoding pathogenesis-related thaumatin-like protein 3.5 isoform X2, coding for MHRLSTGADARVITLQNKCNNTIWPAFQVGSGLYNAHGEIDGGFELRPGESVNVTAEDYAFIWGRNGCSFNQSGHGTCITGDCGGVLRCGEASQSLIPILPVTYAMMYLHEFVPDFYAVSVHNGFNLPISILPYGSPAAECKTSSCFTNLNQICPNELQVRSNGSIVACMSPCLAFNKPEFCCARGRLHIPEYPDNDDCKPTNYSVAFEAGCPTASTTAALELSKASVCWRANYLISFC
- the LOC110659882 gene encoding pathogenesis-related thaumatin-like protein 3.5 isoform X1: MISMMALCYFLLMVFFSLLSSGADARVITLQNKCNNTIWPAFQVGSGLYNAHGEIDGGFELRPGESVNVTAEDYAFIWGRNGCSFNQSGHGTCITGDCGGVLRCGEASQSLIPILPVTYAMMYLHEFVPDFYAVSVHNGFNLPISILPYGSPAAECKTSSCFTNLNQICPNELQVRSNGSIVACMSPCLAFNKPEFCCARGRLHIPEYPDNDDCKPTNYSVAFEAGCPTASTTAALELSKASVCWRANYLISFC
- the LOC110659921 gene encoding pentatricopeptide repeat-containing protein At1g63330 — translated: MKIMAWRSFSLHLQLQRPLRFGTIQSLTLLLSSNSFHSSTPTHPKDAHFFTYNFKSASFTHLDDALASFNHVIHMHPLPSRAQFNRFLSALVKMKQYRTVVSLSKTIELLGISHNIYSLNILINCFCHLHLVDFGFSIFGKIIKFGLEPTIVTLTTLINGLCIEGKIDHAIDFFDHMVLAGYQPDVYAYNVLVNGLSKFGKTNVAIGLLKGMVQRGCEPNAVTYSTIIDALCKDKLVVEALHLFSQMRNKGISPTVITYSCLIHGLCNLGKWNQALALLNEMVGQNISPNVITFSILIDTLCKEGMISEAQNIIKLMFQISVELNVVTYNCLIHGFCNLGKWNQALALLNEMARQKISPDNITFNVLIGSLCKKGMVSEAQCIIKIMIQIGVEPDVITYNCLIHGLCYLGKWNHALALLNKMVGHNISPDVVTFNTLIDTLCRGGMFLEVQGIFNMMVQRGIKPDVVTYNSLMCAYCQRGQMDEARNVFDLIVTNGIVDAISYNTLINGYCKSKRIDEAKELFDDMPQKGVVPNSLTFNTLLNGLCQAGRLQTAQEVFKNICSQSQQPDIMTFSILLDGWCKQGDLDEALTLFKAMEESQLEPDLVIYNILIDGMCKAGKVNDAKELFSRLFENDLQPDVNIYHTIMKGLCKEGLLSEAYKVFREMEKGGCLPDDYCYNVIIQGFLRHKHVPRASQLIDEMFSKGFSADATTAELVALIAQ